In Camelus bactrianus isolate YW-2024 breed Bactrian camel chromosome 18, ASM4877302v1, whole genome shotgun sequence, one DNA window encodes the following:
- the PERCC1 gene encoding protein PERCC1, translated as MAAGVIRPLCDFRLSLPSHGPFLPSDPEPPDTSEEEEEGEEEEEDGEEELEVEGPEGHGPASRSSGWAPEVGPLDPSCPETPLQLLRFSELISGDIQRYFGRKDRGQDADACDIYTDSHLAGSSARELPCADLVYPAQGASLEDDEATEPGVCSPRGPEGQPRGPGIGGDGAQPLGPLAELFDYGLRQYSGPRAPASHRLRLERKYGHITPMTQRKLPPSFWKEPAPSPLGLLHPGMPDFSDLLASWSAEAGPELLGGGAQALEGVQLAEA; from the coding sequence ATGGCTGCAGGTGTGATCCGGCCTCTCTGTGACTTTCGGCTGTCTCTGCCGTCCCACGGACCCTTCCTGCCCTCAGACCCGGAGCCCCCAGACACttctgaggaggaggaagaaggggaggaagaggaggaggatggggaggaggaacTGGAGGTCGAGGGGCCAGAGGGCCACGGCCCAGCCTCCCGGAGCTCAGGCTGGGCCCCAGAAGTGGGCCCTCTGGATCCAAGCTGCCCGGAGACACCACTGCAGCTGCTTCGGTTCTCTGAGCTCATCAGCGGCGACATCCAGCGGTACTTTGGCCGCAAGGACAGAGGGCAGGACGCAGACGCCTGTGACATCTACACTGACAGCCACCTGGCTGGCAGCTCGGCCAGAGAGCTCCCCTGCGCTGACCTGGTGTACCCAGCCCAGGGTGCTTCCCTAGAAGATGACGAAGCCACCGAGCCTGGGGTCTGCTCACCCAGGGGCCCCGAGGGGCAGCCACGTGGGCCAGGGATCGGTGGGGATGGGGCGCAGCCACTGGGGCCCCTGGCTGAGCTTTTCGATTACGGGCTGCGACAGTACTCAGGACCCAGGGCACCTGCCAGCCACCGCCTGAGGCTGGAGCGCAAGTATGGCCACATCACCCCCATGACCCAGAGGAAGCTCCCTCCATCCTTCTGGAAGGAGCCGGCGCCCAGCCCCCTGGGCCTGCTGCACCCTGGCATGCCTGACTTCAGTGACCTGCTGGCCAGCTGGTCAGCTGAGGCTGGCCCCGAGCTGCTGGGTGGCGGGGCCCAGGCCCTGGAGGGGGTGCAGCTGGCTGAGGCCTAG
- the UQCC4 gene encoding ubiquinol-cytochrome c reductase complex assembly factor 4, producing the protein MNCVLCVPTARAVWALRLVSGASRSLHPPPGGRAGGQPAVEGEEEDDSNRPVQFSSSKASPFRWTVEHSLGKKHQRPWWKVLPFGLSLMALVIWCFLRQETSADGWLRQILLEEVPESSDGSEESGTPVAHGART; encoded by the exons ATGAACTGTGTCCTGTGTGTGCCCACGGCCCG GGCGGTCTGGGCGCTGAGGCTTGTGAGTGGGGCTTCCCGAAGCCTGCATCCACCGCCCGGTGGCCGGGCTGGAGGCCAGCCCGCGGTTGAGGGCGAGGAAGAGGACGACTCTAACCGCCCCGTTCAATTTTCCTCCAGCAAAGCCAGCCCGTTCCGTTGGACGGTGGAGCACTCCCTGGGCAAGAAGCACCAGAGGCCCTGGTGGAAAGTGCTGCCCTTCGGCTTGTCTCTCATGGCTCTAGTCATCTGGTGCTTCCTTAGGCAGGAGACCAGCGCGGACGGGTGGTTAAGACAGATATTGTTAGAAGAGGTGCCAGAGTCCAGCGATGGTTCTGAGGAGTCTGGAACTCCGGTGGCCCACGGGGCGAGAACTTAA